The Burkholderia ubonensis genome has a window encoding:
- a CDS encoding bifunctional allantoicase/(S)-ureidoglycine aminohydrolase yields the protein MSKTTYYAPHGGHPPQTDLLTDRAMFTEAYAVIPKGVMRDIVTSWLPFWANTRLWVIARPLSGFAETFSQYIVEVNPGGGSDKPEQDKEAEAVLFVVEGEVELTLQGSKHVLKPGGYAFIPPGANWTLHNVSDAAARFHWIRKRYQAVDGIALPEAFVTNEQDVEPIPMPGTDGAWVTTRFVDMSDMRHDMHVNIVTFQPGGVIPFAETHVMEHGLYVLEGKAVYRLNQDWVEVEAGDFMWLRAFCPQACYSGGPGRFRYLLYKDVNRHMNLTLNPAR from the coding sequence CCGCCGCAGACCGACCTGCTGACCGATCGCGCGATGTTCACCGAGGCGTACGCGGTCATTCCGAAGGGCGTGATGCGCGACATCGTCACGAGCTGGCTGCCGTTCTGGGCGAACACGCGCCTGTGGGTGATCGCGCGCCCGCTGTCGGGCTTCGCCGAGACCTTCTCGCAGTACATCGTCGAAGTGAACCCGGGCGGCGGCAGCGACAAGCCCGAGCAGGACAAGGAAGCCGAAGCCGTGCTGTTCGTCGTCGAAGGCGAAGTCGAGCTGACGCTGCAGGGTTCGAAGCACGTGCTGAAGCCGGGCGGCTACGCGTTCATTCCGCCGGGCGCGAACTGGACGCTGCACAACGTCAGCGACGCCGCCGCGCGCTTCCACTGGATCCGCAAGCGCTACCAGGCCGTCGACGGCATTGCGCTGCCGGAAGCGTTCGTGACCAACGAGCAGGACGTCGAGCCGATTCCGATGCCGGGCACCGACGGCGCGTGGGTGACGACGCGCTTCGTCGACATGAGCGACATGCGCCACGACATGCACGTGAACATCGTGACGTTCCAGCCGGGCGGCGTGATTCCGTTCGCGGAGACGCACGTGATGGAGCACGGGCTGTACGTGCTCGAAGGCAAGGCGGTCTATCGCCTGAACCAGGACTGGGTCGAGGTCGAGGCCGGCGATTTCATGTGGCTGCGCGCGTTCTGCCCGCAGGCGTGCTACTCGGGCGGCCCCGGCCGCTTCCGCTACCTGCTGTACAAGGACGTGAACCGTCACATGAACCTGACGCTGAATCCCGCGCGCTGA